CTTTAATATAGTAAACAACCGTAAGTGATGTAACTCATTTGGCTACTTCTTAATTACTAGTAGCATTTAGGAGGGAATTAATTTGAATAATAAGAAAACACGCCATCCCCTGAAGGAACGTGTCCGAAATCTATTCGGCGATAAGAAGCTTTCTAGAATAGCATTCGATGCACTAGAGAACGATACTGAGGTCCAGACGTTACTGGAGGACAGCAATCGCATGGCTATCGATCGGATGCATTTTTCCGACCATGGCCATATACACTCGCTAATAGTTACAAAGAACGGTATCAAGCTCTTTGATACTCTGAACAGTGCAGTGAAACCTACGGTGGTTAAAGAAGGCACCGCCACATTAGAAGATGCTTATCTCATAGTGCTTCTTGCTTGCTATCTACATGACATTGGCATGAGTGTTCATAGAGAGAATCATACAAATTTCAGCGTCACATTAGCCTTACCTATTCTGAATCGTATTCTGGAAGAGGTGTATCCTGATGACGTACACAAGCGTATCCATATCCGGGGTCATGTCCTGCATGCAATCAAATCTCATGACAAAAAAATAACTCCACAGACTACAGAAGCTGGGATAGTCGGTATTGCTGACGCGTTGGACATGACAAAAGGCAGAGCAAGAATTCCCTTTGAAGCAGGAAGCGTGAATATTCACAGTGCATCAGCTATGGCAATAGAGAGTATTGCTATAGAAAAGGGAGAAAAGAAGCCTGTTCGAATTTCTGTTTTCATGAATAATGCATCAGGCATATTTCAGATACAAGAATTGCTTGAGGAGAAAATCAAGTCATCGCAACTGACAGACTATATTGAACTCTATGCGGTCATGTTACAAGAGGCAGAGCGCATTTTGGATGAACAAATACGTGTGCTCTAATTCTATCAAGTAATATGCTTTTTGCATCTATTGAACGTATAATTTATTCATTATCGTGTTGCTTTTCAAAACGATTTACCTAATAACATGTTTGAACACTATCTATATATGTTCGGATTCATTCACGCATCTTTGAATCATTCCTGTAGCAGTTACGGATGTTATTGGTGAACTCAGATGGAGCTAGATACAATCGACAAGAAAATTATCGAGATGCTCAAAGAAGATGGCCGTCGGTCATATTCTGAGATTGCTGAACATGTGGATCGTACAGAAGTCACAGTACGTCGTCGGGTGAACAGTCTCTTGGAAGAGGGTGTTATCCGTCGCTTTACAATCGATGTTGACCCTCTCAAGATAGGACGTCGCATACGAACAATCATCCGTGTTAAAGTTGCTATGAAAGAAGCGAGTGCTCTTGCCGAGAAGGTGAAGAGCCTCGAAGAGGTGACTGAAGCCTATATACTTGACGGGAGTTGCGGCTTGATGCTTAAGGTAGTCGTGGATAATCTATCTGAACTCCGTCAGTTCTTGGAGAACCGGTTTGGTAATCTCCCTGGGGTGGGAGAGGTTGAGACTTGCATTGTTCTCGAAGATATCAAGTGTACTTTTTGATGAGTGTTTTCGAAGTGTCCTATCGACTAACGATGTCTGAAAAAGACATAAACAAATTAGAGCTTCATGCTGAAACAAAGCTGCCGCACGAGGCGGTTGCATTGCTGTTTGGACGGGAGGACGGAAAGAAGATACATGTAGAATCAATTCGTTTGGTTGAGAATGTTTCAAGCGTTCCCAAAACGGAATTCTCAGTTGACCCGGAGCAAGAATACGAGCTTCTTCTTGGGGCTGAGAAACGTGATGAACGTCTAGTAGGTATCTATCACTCGCATTCTGCACCACCTTACCCCTCTGACAAAGATGTCGACAATATGCGCTTGAACAAAGTCGTATGGCTTATCGCTTCAAAATGTTCAGGAACCTGGAAATTGAATGCATTCTTGCTTATAGACGATCAGCCAGAAGAAATACCATTCGAAATAATATAGCGCCCTATTTCTTCAATGCCTTCAAGGTTCCCGAGGTCTTCAATGGCTGAAACGAAACCAAGTTTTCATGTATAGCTTCAATCAAAGATGCAGCTATGATGATTTCTTTTAGTAATCGTTCGTCACATTGCAAGACGCCCGTTCCCGATATGCTATCAAACTGATTCAGATAAAACCTGGAATCAGCTGCTGTTGTCTCGCCATATATTGACAGGAGATTCTTCCAAATCTCTTGAGATAGCTCCTTCCTTGTAATGTCGTCCCCGCCTCCATGAAGCCGAAAGAGAAGGTACCTCTTACGACGCTTCTTCATTTGAATCACTCTCTATTAGCTCAATTCCAGGAGCTATGAAATTCTCGCCGAGTTTCGCTACATTTCTCTTGATTATCTCCATGGGATAGTCCCGAATTGCCTTTTTTGCTGTAATGTGATTGATGTTGAGTAAAGATCCTATATGCTCAAGGGCAGTTGGTGAACGCATACGAAGAGCAGAGTCCGCCCCACTGGAAAGTATAACCCTCATACCCGCCCGAGAGGCTGTGCGGATGGACTCCCTCAGCGATTTCAGGACTCTAGACCGTTTCAAGCCAGACACTTGCAGAAGATACACTATGTTCACCTCAAGAGCAGTTTCGGTAGAGGCCGCAAGTTTCGCTGTTGAGTATCTCAAGTCTTTTTGCCATGGGTGGCCATACGTAGTGAGTAAATCAACACGATGATCATTGGCTGCCCAATTAATGGCATTAACTTCTCCAATTCTAACCGCTATGATTACCGCTTTTCTCCTCCATTGGCCAACGCGGCTCTTTAATGTCCCCAATTTATCCGCTTTCACTTCAATTCTTCTGCAAAGCTTGAACCCCTTCTCCTCCATTACTGGTTTTTTGAGAGATGTTGGGGTAGCAATTGCCTGGAAATGATATTCTTCTGCCATCTTGAGGAATTCATCAAGGTGTTGCCTATTCTTGGCCCTGACATTCAGGTCTGCTGCTTCCAAGATTCATTCCTCTGGAATATTCAATCGACTCAATATCATTTCTTTTGCATCTTCACGGACGCAACGCGGATACTGTAGAAGATGCACACTTACTCTGATTAAGTCTGATCCCTGTGCTATTTTGATGCTATCCAAATAAGCTGCCTGCTTGGCAAACCGGAGAAACAGGGTACAACTTTCGTCTACACGGGCATCAAGTGTACTTTCAAGATACAACTTACCCTCAAGTGACAGATTACTGAACATGTAGTCGAGGACCTTATTACCCACACGTTTCTTTTTCACGGTTGTACTGATGACCACAATTCGATTTTCATCATGGCCTTCGGCAAGGACACTGTCCAATTCAACATCTTCTCTGATATCCTCGGGGAACAGATGCAAAACTGCATTTTGGACTCTTTCAACTACTTCTGTAGCCTGAGCATGGGCCCTGAGTTCTATCCTCTGGATAAATGGCACCTACACGGCACCTCTGTTCCTTATTATAGCTATTTACCGCGGTTCTTCTTTGATGCAAGAGAAGGTCTAACTTTCTCGGCTCCCCTACCCTTGTTTCGCAAACCTCTGCTTTTCTTGCCGGCCGAGGTTTTTCCACGATGTACTCTTCCTTTCTGATTTGGAGCACATATCCAATTGATGTGTGGGTCATTGTATATTACAGGGTGGTTCGGATCTACCATGACAACTTCATGCCACAACCATTTGTGGTCTGAACCAACCCAATAAGAATTCAACACGCGTAGATTTGGCAACTTGCGCGCGGCTCTTTCTTCAGCTATCCACCGCCGAGATTTCTGAGGAGTGTATCTTGTAACACCCAAGCTTCTCGGCTTGCGGCCCATTTTGGGTCGTGGTTTTTCTCTTGGCCCCCTTCCTGTTCGCACCCTCACCATTACGTAACCTTGCTTAGCTTTGTAACCCAATGATCTGGCTCTGCCCAATCTCGTGGGGCGGTCTATCCTGACAATCGTATCTTGTTTTCTCCAGATAATAAGCCGCTCCCTAACAATATCGGACCGTTCTTTCTGTTCTTTACGCCATTGCTTGGCCATGTACTTGTATGCTGACATTTGATTCCCATCCTTTGTAGTAAATCGTTTTCACTTTGCTTGTGGTTCAGCCCGCTAAGGCCACATCCCGTACGGATCTCTCCGCCAACACAAAGGAATGCGATAGAGCCCCACAGGAATCCTGTGAGACTCACGCATTAGTAGCGCATTCTTTCTACTTAAAGGTCTGATGTTTTGCTATATTTACAGCTCACGCTCACCCAAGCTCTCTGATGACCTTCTGGGCTGTGAGTTCGCCGACTCGATCTTGTGCCTCATATGTAGTCGAGGCCAAATGAGGAGTTGTCACAGTTTTGGGGTGTTTTACCAGCTCCCAAAGACTAGATGATTCTGGCGGCTCCTCTGAATAGACGTCGAGCGCTGCTCCAGCTATGACATCGTCATTCAAAGCCTGTAGCAAAGCATCTTCATCGACTATACCGCCTCTGGCTGTGTTGACTAGGAACGCACTTGGCTTCATCATCTCAAGCTCTTCCTTCCCAATCATGCCTTTTGTCTCGGGAACTAGCGGCACATTTACAGTCAGATAGTCAGCTTCCCGCAGTAACTCATCGAACTCTACCTGTCGAGCACCAACTTCGTGGCATTCCTCCTCTCGGCCCGGTTTGTCCTTTTTTACCACAAGAACATCCATTTCGAGACCGCTACCACGCTTCGCAATTTCTTTACCGATACGTCCGAATCCGATTATGCCTAGTTTCTTTTGCCATAATTCGACTCCTCTAAGCTGTTTTTTCAGCCACTTCTCGTCGTTCATGCCTGCATCAGCTTTTGGAATGTGACGGGCAAGAGCGAACATGTGAGCAAAGACTAGTTCGGCTACGGACACGCTGGGAGCTTCGGGCGTGTTAAGGACCTTCACCCCGCATTCGTCTGCGTAATCAAGGTCAATATTGTCAAGGCCAACCCCTGCTCGTACGATGACCTTCAGTTTATCCGCAGCGTCAAGGACTTCTTTTGTAACCTTGGTTGCACTTCGGACAACTGCACCATCGAAGCCCACTATTGCTTCTTCGATGGGCCTTTCCCGCATGACAACTTCGATGCCTGCTTCCTTCATTTCTTCCATCGCAGATTCTGCTATTGGATCTGAAATCAATACACGTGACATAACATTTCACCCTCGCTAGGCAATCGAATATCCGGGACTATCCGGTATAAGAATGTGGTTGTCTCGACATTTTAAAAAAGGGTCCTGACAATAGAGAATCAGAGAGGAATCTAGAGGAAAACATCATGAAGAAGAAGCTGAAACCGTATACTCCAGTAATCCCTTGTCCTGTTGCGCTGGTGAGCGTAGCTGGCAAAGAAAAACCAAACATGCTCACCATCTCTTGGATGGCAAACGTGTGTAGCAAGCCGCCTAAGCTGGCAATTGGTGTACGCCCCTCTAGATATAGTCATCAGCTCATCAAAGATGCAGGGGATTTTGTGGTGAACATCCCCCCAGCTGATTTAGTCGAAGCAGCTGCTCTTGCTGGAAGTAAATCTGGCAAAGATATAGACAAATTTGAGTATCTCCGACTCAATCCTGCTAGTTCATCAGATGTGACGTCGCCTAGGATTGAAGAATGCATCATCAATATCGAATGCAAGACCTCACAGGTTATCGACATCGGGTCTCACGATTTGTTTATTGCTGAAGTTGTGGCAGTTCATGTGGATGAATCCATCCTAGACTCAAAAGATCGGCTGGACCCAATGAAGGCGAATGTTTTCGTTTATCTCCCTCTTATCCAACAGTATTGGACTTTGGGGGAACGCTTGCGATAAAGACCTCGGTTCCTATTCGCTATAGGTGCATTACCGAGCAGAGGACAAACTAGACTAGTCCTATCTGCCACCTGCACTAACGACTTTGATGACATCTCTATCCTCTAGGATATGATTGTCAGATACCCTCATTTTTGTGCGGGCATCTACGGCGTGTATGAAATTATCTTCCAGGTCACTATGGATATAGCCCGCGAATTCCTTTGCAGTTGTGCCCCTTGGGACCAAGTATGCATCAGGTAGCACATTCCCATTGCTATCTGTTAAGGAATTGACATCTTGAACAGGGTATACGGTAATATAATCTAGGAAATCAAATACAGCCTTATTGAGGATGCCTTGCACTCCGGTTCCTTCGTACTTCTTCAGTATCCTGTCCTTGATTTTTTGGAGCTGGTTCAATTCGCCTTTTGCCAGCTTGTTGGAATCCAAAACATCAAAATCATCGTCACCGGGGATGTACTTGATTATATCCTGTTTATCCAGATCCTTTAGTACCTTTTCGGCTAATGCACTTACAGGCACAACCAGTTTGTCAGGATATGTCTCTTTTAACCGCTTGTAGTTTTCATCAGCAGTTGGTAAGTCCATCTTGTTCGCTGCAATGATAATTGGTTTCGCTACTCCATGTAGTTCTTCAACAAACTGGCGCATATCTTCACCCGACCATTGGTCAACATTCTCAGCCCTCAACCCTGATTCTCGAATGGCTTTCAAAAGATGAACTCTTTCAATTTTGAGCCCTGATAGTTTATCGAGAAGCAGCTCGCTCAGTTTGGCTCCTTCCGCTCTTACTCGCCCCACTATTTTGCGCCAATCATCTTTGATGATTTTTAGAATCCATTCCGTAATTTCGGTCTCCAGGAACTTGACATCATCGACAGGGTCATAGCTTCCAGCTGCTACTTCTTGTCCCTTCTCATCCAAAGTGCCACTTGCATCGACAATGTGAATGAGAACATCTGCTTGCCGCAAGTCATCAAGAAACTGGTTTCCCATGCCCTTTCCTTCGTGTGCTCCTGGTACCAACCCCGCAACGTCGATGAGCTTTATGGGAATCAGTCTAATACCATCGATGCATATGGAGTTTTGCGGGTTGTCCTCGACCTCAAAATCCTGGCAGGCACATTTCGTTCGTACGTGTGTGACTCCAACGTTAGCTTCGATAGTTGTAAACGGGTATGAGCCTACTTTGAAAGATGTCATACACGCTGCATTTGTAAACGATGTTTTACCGCATGAGGGTTTTCCAACGATACCAATTTTGAAGGCCATTTGAGCACATCTCCACGTTACTCTTTACCATGATGCAAGAAAGGTTGGTTGAAGCATACTACCAGCTGCAATTTATGAAATCGTGGCTCTTGTTATGTTCCTTCCGATTGTTTTTTATGAATCAGGATGATATCACTAGTGTAGAACAATCTAACATTTTTCAAGAGGACTAAAAATGACAAAAATATGTGTCACCGCATCTGGCGACAACCTTCAATCCCCAATCGATCCACGGTTTGGCCGTTGTGCTTACTTCATCATTATTGATACTGATTCGATGGAATTAAGCGTAATCAAGAATCAAGCTGCCTCCGCAACTGGTGGTGCAGGAGTACAATCAGCTCAGACTGTTGCATCAAATGGCGCTGAGGTTGTAGTAACTGGTGCTGTTGGGCCTAATGCTCACTCTGCGTTAAAGAGTTCAGGGATTCGAATCCTTACTGGGGCCTCCGGCACTGTCAATGACGCAATAGAAGCTTTCAAAGCAGGTGAATTGACTGAGATACAATCACCGGGTCCCGCTCACAGAGGTCTGGGTGCTGGCAGGCGCCGAGGCGGTGGGGGTGGCCGCGGTGGTGGAAGAGGTAATTAAAATGAATCGTAGAATACTAATTCCTTCACAAAATCAGAATGGCAACGTAGTGGCTGCACATTTCGGGCGGGCACCATACTTCGCCACAGTGGACATCGATGAAGATGGCACCATCATCGACAAAGATGTACATGCCAATCGTGGAGAACATGCTGGTGGTAGAGGTCATGCACATGATAATGTTCTTACCCTGCAACCAAACGTAATCATCGTCCAGGGAATGGGTCCACGAGGTTTGAGAAGTTTCCAAAGCCAGAACATTGCAGTTTTGCAGGCAAACGGTAGAGATGTTGACGAAGTGGTCCAGTCCTATATTGACGGCGATTTGCAAGAGCTAACTGATGGATGTGACCAAGCACGTCACGCATAGCCTGCAAACCTGAATCATTGAGGCGGTTTACATAGCCATGATTATCACAGTGGCTAGTGGAAAAGGTGGAACGGGCAAGACAACTGTAGCTGTTAACCTCGCTCTTTCGGTAAATGCTTCAAAGCTTTTGGACTGCGACGTTGAAGAACCCAATGCTCATACGTTGCTTGACACGGAAATCAAAGAATCCACACCAGTAACATCACCACACCCTGTGGTGGATGCTGATGCTTGCACACTATGCGGTAAGTGTGCAGATTTCTGTGAGTTCAACGCTCTTTTTGTTGGTAAGAACGAAGTTCTGGTTTACGAAGAAATGTGTCATTCCTGTGGTGGTTGTTCGATGGTTTGCCCAGAGCAAGCAATCAGCGAAGTCCCCCGAGAGGTCGGCATGCTACATACATGTGCGGCAGATGGATTGGACTTAGTCTATGGTGAACTGAATATCGGTGAACCAATTGCCACAACCATAATTAAGGCAGTGAAATCGTGTCAAGATTCTGATGGGTTGAATATAGTCGACGCTCCCCCAGGAACTGCATGTCCGGTGATAGAAACAATGGAGCATAGTGACTATTTGATTCTGGTAACTGAACCAACACCCTTTGGCCTTCATGACTTGGAGATGGCAGTAGGTGTGGTTGAAGAGCTTCATATCCCGTTCGGTGTTGTGATTAATCGCGATGGTATTGGTAATGAGGATGTTCGTGACTTCTGTGAGGAAAAATCCATACCAATCCTGATGAGAATTCCCTTTGACCGAGAAATTGCTGAGTTGTATTCAGAGGGCATGGCATTTGCATTAGAACTTGATAATTGGGCTGAGCGATTCAAGAAAATGATGGAGACAATTCGGGAGACAATAGCTGATGACGAATAAAGTAGCAGTAGTATCTGGAAAAGGAGGATCAGGAAAAACAACCGTTGCATCATCTTTCGCTGCTGTTGCAGAAGATACTGTCATTGTGGACTGCGATGTTGATGCTCCTGACATGCACATTCTTCTCCAACCGGAAATACGGGTGTCTGAGGAGTTCCAAGCCTCCAAAGTGGCTGCAATAGATCCAGACCTTTGCATTGAATGTGGACTGTGTGAAGAGAACTGTCGTTTCGATGCGGCTCACCCTCCTGAAATTGACCCGATTGTTTGTGAGGGTTGTAGCGTTTGCACACTTGTCTGTCCTGAAGATGCCATCGATATGAAACCGCGAATATCCGGCCACCTGTATGAATCTGATACTCGTTTAGGCCGGATGGTCCACGCGAAGTTGCTGCCGGGCGAAGGAAATTCTGGGTTGCTGGTCACTGAAGTGAAGAAACGCGCCCAGAGGATTGCTCAAGAAACAGGTGCTGATAAAATCCTAATTGATGGTTCCCCTGGTATTGGGTGCCCTGTTATTGCCACTCTTACAGGTGTAGAGGTGGCTGTCGTTGTAACGGAACCAACTATTTCAGGAATTCATGATATGGAACGGGTGATTCGACTCATCCGTCGTTTCCAAACTATTCCTACTGTAATTGTCAACAAGTATGACTTGAATCTAAAGAACACCACACAGATTGAAGCATTCTGCAAGAGCGAGGGCATTGAATTGCTGGGCAAGATTCCATTCGACCCGATAACAACAAAGTCGATGGTTGATGCAACTACACTACCCGAATACGCTCCAAACCATGAGCTTGTAGACATACTGAAACAGATGTGGAATCGAATCGGTACTCTTCTCTCTGAGTAAAACCGATCAGAACTTGGGGTACAGATGGGGGGTGCTGCCCCGCCATCTGACTAATCTTCTAGTTCTCCGAGTCTTTGTTCAATTCTGTTTAGAGACTCTTCAAGGGATTTGATTTGTTGCTCCATGATTTCTTTTTGACGTTCCAATGCCTGCAACTCTGTCTGTGGAGCCATGGGCGGAGTAGGTGCCACACCGGTGCTCGGTGTTGTTGGTGCTGTTGGGGGATTTCCCGAGTATCCAAGAGCCCAACATGACCCGGGACCATATAACCATCCAGGTCTTTCCCATGGTGGCAAGTGACTAAATGGACCATTACCTGGCCAAAAGCCTCCACCGCGGCCACCGCCCCGGCCTCGACCCCGGCCGCCACCTCTTCCATAGTAATATGACATTTCTTTCATCTCCTAAATTATTTCTGTGCTTATGCACACTGTTATTATTGTGCATAATTACAGATAAAAAGATGTTGTTCCCATACATCACTCTTATTAAACGAGAACGAAGAATTGGTTCTGATTGACATGCACAGGAGAAGACGCGGTCGAAGAGGAAGACTCCCTATTCAACCTGATATCCAGGTAGAACCCGCAATAGACCGGATGATTCCGGAGCCTGAAGTCGAAAAGGAACCTATCCATCTCAATTTAGCTGAGGCTGAGGCACTACGGCTTGTAGATTTGGAAGGGAAGTATCAGGAAGAGGCGGGAGCCAGCATGGGTGTATCGAGGGGCACCATATGGCGCCTTCTTTCTAGTGCTCGGCAGAAGGTCACCCAAGCTATTTTTGAAGGCCGTCCGCTTGTTATCGGTCTACCAAACAACGAAGATTGATACCAATTAGCCCGACGAATCTGTTGTCCGTTTGTTAAGATATATTTGATTTAGAGTTCCCATTGGTACATCATAATCTGATCGTATCCTAAAACTAGCTGAATTCTATTGGAAAAATGGCCTTGGACACTCTATGTAGGCCTTCTAGGGTCACCCCCCTCATACTACGCCGTCTTATATACTATAGATTCACATTTTCTACTTAGAGTGGATGTACATGCAGTCGTCGGTGTCAACGCAACCAGATAAGCTCGTCATTCGCGTTCTAGTACGACGGCCCGCCCTTCCTAGGCGATGGAAACCCATCAACAAGCCGCATGTTGCAATTCTGGCAAAGGATCCAGTGAGTGGAGGATTCATACGTTATTACCTGTCCAGGAACTGCTTTGATTCCTCCTCAGGCGAGCCAATTCTGCAAATAGCAGATATTGATACTTTCGAAGAAGGAA
Above is a window of Candidatus Thorarchaeota archaeon DNA encoding:
- a CDS encoding HD domain-containing protein, which codes for MNNKKTRHPLKERVRNLFGDKKLSRIAFDALENDTEVQTLLEDSNRMAIDRMHFSDHGHIHSLIVTKNGIKLFDTLNSAVKPTVVKEGTATLEDAYLIVLLACYLHDIGMSVHRENHTNFSVTLALPILNRILEEVYPDDVHKRIHIRGHVLHAIKSHDKKITPQTTEAGIVGIADALDMTKGRARIPFEAGSVNIHSASAMAIESIAIEKGEKKPVRISVFMNNASGIFQIQELLEEKIKSSQLTDYIELYAVMLQEAERILDEQIRVL
- a CDS encoding Lrp/AsnC family transcriptional regulator; its protein translation is MELDTIDKKIIEMLKEDGRRSYSEIAEHVDRTEVTVRRRVNSLLEEGVIRRFTIDVDPLKIGRRIRTIIRVKVAMKEASALAEKVKSLEEVTEAYILDGSCGLMLKVVVDNLSELRQFLENRFGNLPGVGEVETCIVLEDIKCTF
- a CDS encoding M67 family metallopeptidase, producing MSVFEVSYRLTMSEKDINKLELHAETKLPHEAVALLFGREDGKKIHVESIRLVENVSSVPKTEFSVDPEQEYELLLGAEKRDERLVGIYHSHSAPPYPSDKDVDNMRLNKVVWLIASKCSGTWKLNAFLLIDDQPEEIPFEII
- a CDS encoding 50S ribosomal protein L15e, which encodes MSAYKYMAKQWRKEQKERSDIVRERLIIWRKQDTIVRIDRPTRLGRARSLGYKAKQGYVMVRVRTGRGPREKPRPKMGRKPRSLGVTRYTPQKSRRWIAEERAARKLPNLRVLNSYWVGSDHKWLWHEVVMVDPNHPVIYNDPHINWICAPNQKGRVHRGKTSAGKKSRGLRNKGRGAEKVRPSLASKKNRGK
- a CDS encoding hydroxyacid dehydrogenase; translation: MSRVLISDPIAESAMEEMKEAGIEVVMRERPIEEAIVGFDGAVVRSATKVTKEVLDAADKLKVIVRAGVGLDNIDLDYADECGVKVLNTPEAPSVSVAELVFAHMFALARHIPKADAGMNDEKWLKKQLRGVELWQKKLGIIGFGRIGKEIAKRGSGLEMDVLVVKKDKPGREEECHEVGARQVEFDELLREADYLTVNVPLVPETKGMIGKEELEMMKPSAFLVNTARGGIVDEDALLQALNDDVIAGAALDVYSEEPPESSSLWELVKHPKTVTTPHLASTTYEAQDRVGELTAQKVIRELG
- a CDS encoding flavin reductase family protein, which translates into the protein MKKKLKPYTPVIPCPVALVSVAGKEKPNMLTISWMANVCSKPPKLAIGVRPSRYSHQLIKDAGDFVVNIPPADLVEAAALAGSKSGKDIDKFEYLRLNPASSSDVTSPRIEECIINIECKTSQVIDIGSHDLFIAEVVAVHVDESILDSKDRLDPMKANVFVYLPLIQQYWTLGERLR
- a CDS encoding redox-regulated ATPase YchF, with the translated sequence MAFKIGIVGKPSCGKTSFTNAACMTSFKVGSYPFTTIEANVGVTHVRTKCACQDFEVEDNPQNSICIDGIRLIPIKLIDVAGLVPGAHEGKGMGNQFLDDLRQADVLIHIVDASGTLDEKGQEVAAGSYDPVDDVKFLETEITEWILKIIKDDWRKIVGRVRAEGAKLSELLLDKLSGLKIERVHLLKAIRESGLRAENVDQWSGEDMRQFVEELHGVAKPIIIAANKMDLPTADENYKRLKETYPDKLVVPVSALAEKVLKDLDKQDIIKYIPGDDDFDVLDSNKLAKGELNQLQKIKDRILKKYEGTGVQGILNKAVFDFLDYITVYPVQDVNSLTDSNGNVLPDAYLVPRGTTAKEFAGYIHSDLEDNFIHAVDARTKMRVSDNHILEDRDVIKVVSAGGR
- a CDS encoding NifB/NifX family molybdenum-iron cluster-binding protein, with product MTKICVTASGDNLQSPIDPRFGRCAYFIIIDTDSMELSVIKNQAASATGGAGVQSAQTVASNGAEVVVTGAVGPNAHSALKSSGIRILTGASGTVNDAIEAFKAGELTEIQSPGPAHRGLGAGRRRGGGGGRGGGRGN
- a CDS encoding NifB/NifX family molybdenum-iron cluster-binding protein, translating into MNRRILIPSQNQNGNVVAAHFGRAPYFATVDIDEDGTIIDKDVHANRGEHAGGRGHAHDNVLTLQPNVIIVQGMGPRGLRSFQSQNIAVLQANGRDVDEVVQSYIDGDLQELTDGCDQARHA
- a CDS encoding ATP-binding protein; this encodes MIITVASGKGGTGKTTVAVNLALSVNASKLLDCDVEEPNAHTLLDTEIKESTPVTSPHPVVDADACTLCGKCADFCEFNALFVGKNEVLVYEEMCHSCGGCSMVCPEQAISEVPREVGMLHTCAADGLDLVYGELNIGEPIATTIIKAVKSCQDSDGLNIVDAPPGTACPVIETMEHSDYLILVTEPTPFGLHDLEMAVGVVEELHIPFGVVINRDGIGNEDVRDFCEEKSIPILMRIPFDREIAELYSEGMAFALELDNWAERFKKMMETIRETIADDE
- a CDS encoding 4Fe-4S binding protein, whose translation is MTNKVAVVSGKGGSGKTTVASSFAAVAEDTVIVDCDVDAPDMHILLQPEIRVSEEFQASKVAAIDPDLCIECGLCEENCRFDAAHPPEIDPIVCEGCSVCTLVCPEDAIDMKPRISGHLYESDTRLGRMVHAKLLPGEGNSGLLVTEVKKRAQRIAQETGADKILIDGSPGIGCPVIATLTGVEVAVVVTEPTISGIHDMERVIRLIRRFQTIPTVIVNKYDLNLKNTTQIEAFCKSEGIELLGKIPFDPITTKSMVDATTLPEYAPNHELVDILKQMWNRIGTLLSE
- a CDS encoding DUF5320 domain-containing protein codes for the protein MSYYYGRGGGRGRGRGGGRGGGFWPGNGPFSHLPPWERPGWLYGPGSCWALGYSGNPPTAPTTPSTGVAPTPPMAPQTELQALERQKEIMEQQIKSLEESLNRIEQRLGELED
- a CDS encoding DUF134 domain-containing protein, producing the protein MHRRRRGRRGRLPIQPDIQVEPAIDRMIPEPEVEKEPIHLNLAEAEALRLVDLEGKYQEEAGASMGVSRGTIWRLLSSARQKVTQAIFEGRPLVIGLPNNED